One genomic region from Chthonomonas calidirosea T49 encodes:
- a CDS encoding RHS repeat domain-containing protein encodes MVVTYTYDGTGEKGLLTSVTNASGRTITYTYTARDEVASISEAAGTTSYSLRCRWQPRYGDSSQRGKHKPHLRCR; translated from the coding sequence GTGGTGGTGACGTATACCTACGATGGCACAGGCGAGAAGGGACTGCTTACGTCAGTAACCAATGCGAGTGGGCGCACCATCACCTATACCTACACCGCTCGTGATGAGGTGGCTAGCATCTCCGAAGCAGCGGGCACCACTAGCTACAGCTTACGATGCCGATGGCAACCTCGTTATGGAGACTCGTCCCAACGGGGTAAGCATAAGCCGCACCTACGATGCCGATAA
- a CDS encoding RHS repeat domain-containing protein has translation METRPNGVSISRTYDADNHLLSVVSKTSANTTLASFSYVYDVDGRRTSVAEADGSLVSYSYDGAGRLVAESRTGSNSYSISYTLDGEGNRLSGTVNGFTTTFVYDAAGAVAT, from the coding sequence ATGGAGACTCGTCCCAACGGGGTAAGCATAAGCCGCACCTACGATGCCGATAACCATCTGCTGAGTGTGGTAAGCAAAACCTCCGCCAACACCACCCTAGCCTCTTTCAGCTATGTGTACGACGTGGATGGACGGCGCACCAGCGTGGCGGAGGCCGACGGTTCTTTGGTAAGCTATAGTTACGACGGCGCAGGGCGTTTGGTGGCGGAGAGCCGCACCGGCAGCAATAGCTACAGCATCTCCTACACCCTCGATGGAGAGGGCAACCGACTGAGCGGGACCGTCAACGGGTTCACCACCACCTTTGTGTACGACGCGGCAGGTGCCGTTGCAACCTAA
- a CDS encoding RNA polymerase sigma factor: MGSSFFLSCQETGYDEEKFLLLIRRIAECLARRRKLPPQEVYDCGSEAVLLVLEQLREGETPCLQPQNWIKFVVKVVRNFQRRYQSRTKHEVLLDEGKEELLQLPDTAPTPEAALERKCTESLLYKAIEENLDDSLQAIFLAHFVEHVPLKELAALAGTTPDALCHRLQRARLRVRAWLERHGWDGEIP; this comes from the coding sequence ATGGGGTCCTCATTTTTCCTTTCCTGTCAAGAGACCGGTTATGATGAGGAAAAATTCCTTCTTCTGATCCGTCGCATAGCCGAGTGCCTCGCGCGACGCAGAAAGCTACCACCGCAGGAGGTTTATGACTGCGGCTCTGAAGCGGTCCTTTTGGTATTGGAGCAACTGCGGGAGGGGGAGACTCCCTGCCTCCAGCCACAGAACTGGATAAAATTTGTGGTGAAAGTGGTGCGTAACTTTCAACGACGCTATCAGTCAAGAACGAAACATGAAGTCTTGCTAGACGAAGGCAAAGAAGAGCTTTTGCAGCTGCCCGATACGGCTCCAACCCCAGAAGCCGCCCTAGAGCGCAAGTGCACGGAGAGTTTGCTTTATAAAGCCATCGAGGAGAACTTAGACGATTCTTTGCAAGCGATCTTTCTCGCGCATTTTGTGGAACACGTCCCGCTAAAAGAGCTTGCAGCGTTGGCGGGGACCACTCCGGACGCGTTGTGCCATCGGTTGCAGAGAGCGCGCCTTCGTGTGAGAGCATGGCTTGAACGACATGGTTGGGATGGGGAGATCCCTTAG
- a CDS encoding RHS repeat domain-containing protein — MPVEELGYAQGTNAPYLSAVYLLGARGPEYRRDVVHQRVNWYVYDGLGSVVEEVDPSGNVTASRKYDVYGLVRSGQAGSSSEKYVGRLGHESDGSTGLIYMQARYMDPVLGRFISEDPAKHSSNWFLYCIENPINFTDPSGLAGTALDIAYATAEEAMLDSRVLPLRALY, encoded by the coding sequence ATGCCGGTAGAGGAGTTGGGTTATGCGCAAGGGACGAACGCGCCCTACCTTTCGGCGGTGTATCTGTTGGGGGCTCGTGGTCCGGAGTATCGTCGGGATGTGGTGCACCAGCGTGTGAACTGGTATGTTTACGATGGATTAGGGAGTGTGGTGGAGGAGGTAGATCCGAGTGGAAATGTGACGGCGAGCAGGAAGTACGATGTATACGGTTTGGTGCGGAGCGGTCAGGCAGGGAGCAGTTCTGAGAAGTATGTGGGGCGTTTAGGCCATGAGAGCGATGGGAGTACGGGGCTCATCTACATGCAGGCACGATACATGGATCCGGTGTTAGGCCGGTTCATCAGTGAAGACCCAGCCAAGCATAGCAGCAATTGGTTTCTCTATTGCATCGAGAACCCCATCAACTTCACCGACCCCAGTGGGCTTGCGGGTACGGCATTAGATATCGCCTACGCTACAGCTGAGGAGGCTATGTTAGATTCACGGGTGCTCCCATTGCGCGCGCTGTACTAG
- a CDS encoding formylglycine-generating enzyme family protein: protein MTPFCPDEIDFSTMVHVPAGEFSFGVSDADFLALCEGKDQDTIEEIELDLEHALSLRRVYVEEFWIDRTPVTYQQYHQFIQATGYLPSCLSVMPNHPERSDYRDRAEAIYLWHADGSYAAGLEDKPAVFVSWYDALAYCEWSGKTLPTEIEWEKAARGSAGFRYPWGNAEPTEAHCNCNFTEDLELRYEDANIPPLRSVYAGELGKSPYGCLDMVGNAYEWCWNSLWIPDVKANRYGELVSERYLVRFRWSKGVIMRSADRAMRGGDRLSEPPVHVCAAREEAEPWLISPYVGFRCVWYPSRIREDEPKRHWKRVSSSTS, encoded by the coding sequence ATGACACCGTTCTGTCCGGACGAAATAGACTTTTCCACAATGGTACATGTCCCTGCAGGGGAGTTCTCCTTTGGGGTTTCTGATGCTGACTTCCTAGCTTTGTGTGAGGGGAAAGACCAAGATACTATCGAGGAGATAGAACTTGACCTTGAGCATGCTCTCTCGTTGCGCAGGGTCTATGTCGAGGAGTTTTGGATAGACCGAACCCCGGTGACTTACCAACAGTATCACCAGTTCATACAAGCAACAGGCTATCTGCCGAGTTGTCTGAGCGTGATGCCCAACCACCCCGAGCGAAGCGACTATCGGGATAGGGCGGAGGCGATCTATCTCTGGCATGCGGATGGGAGCTATGCAGCGGGTTTGGAAGACAAGCCTGCGGTGTTTGTAAGTTGGTACGATGCATTAGCCTATTGCGAATGGTCAGGGAAGACGCTTCCTACCGAGATAGAGTGGGAGAAGGCGGCACGTGGTTCGGCTGGTTTCCGGTATCCTTGGGGGAATGCGGAGCCGACGGAGGCGCATTGCAACTGCAACTTCACCGAGGATTTGGAGTTGCGTTATGAGGATGCGAACATCCCTCCGTTGCGTTCGGTGTATGCGGGGGAGTTAGGGAAAAGCCCTTATGGTTGTTTGGACATGGTGGGGAATGCATATGAGTGGTGTTGGAACTCGTTGTGGATACCTGATGTTAAAGCAAACCGATATGGCGAACTGGTTTCGGAGCGGTATTTGGTGCGTTTTCGGTGGAGTAAGGGGGTTATCATGCGAAGTGCTGATCGTGCGATGCGTGGGGGAGATCGTCTTAGTGAGCCACCGGTTCATGTATGCGCAGCTCGTGAGGAGGCAGAACCGTGGTTGATTAGTCCCTATGTAGGTTTTCGCTGTGTCTGGTATCCGAGCCGCATACGAGAGGATGAACCTAAAAGACATTGGAAGCGTGTTAGTTCATCAACGTCATAG
- a CDS encoding L-threonylcarbamoyladenylate synthase, with protein MIETKCVPATPEAIAEAAARIRSGELVAFPTETVYGLGAHALNPQAVAAIFTAKGRPATNPLIVHVLDIEAARSLVTTWPAHAQRLAERFWPGPLTLVLPKNASVPDEVTGGGPTVGLRAPSHPVARALLEAARVPIAAPSANRSNHVSPTTAQHVWDDLKGRIALILDGGPTQGGLESTVLSLAEDPPRILRLGLIPPAAIEAVVGPIRLPPLSSAQAEQEGTPLPSPGMLRRHYAPKVPLEIAENAAARVQELLAQGERVGWLALQVPGRWGENAVVIEMPTSAEAYAQRLYAALRELEAEAVTRIVVDAPPQTQEWLAIWDRLRRAAA; from the coding sequence ATGATAGAGACCAAGTGTGTTCCTGCCACGCCGGAGGCGATTGCGGAGGCAGCTGCACGCATTCGCTCCGGCGAACTGGTGGCTTTTCCCACGGAAACGGTTTACGGTCTGGGGGCTCACGCGCTGAATCCGCAGGCCGTGGCCGCCATTTTTACCGCGAAAGGCCGCCCCGCCACCAACCCCCTGATCGTACACGTGCTCGACATCGAGGCGGCGCGCTCGTTGGTCACCACTTGGCCTGCACACGCCCAACGGCTCGCCGAACGCTTTTGGCCTGGGCCGCTCACGCTGGTTCTCCCGAAAAACGCGTCCGTTCCCGACGAGGTAACCGGCGGTGGTCCCACGGTGGGGCTGCGCGCCCCGTCGCATCCGGTGGCGAGGGCGTTGCTGGAGGCCGCCCGAGTTCCCATCGCCGCCCCCAGCGCCAACCGCTCCAACCATGTCTCCCCCACAACCGCTCAACACGTGTGGGACGACCTTAAGGGACGGATCGCCCTTATCCTCGATGGCGGGCCTACGCAAGGAGGCCTCGAATCTACGGTGCTGAGTTTGGCGGAAGACCCACCTCGCATTCTGCGCTTGGGGCTGATACCTCCGGCAGCTATTGAGGCGGTCGTTGGTCCCATTCGGCTACCTCCTCTAAGTTCCGCCCAGGCAGAGCAAGAGGGCACCCCGTTGCCATCTCCCGGCATGTTGCGCCGACACTATGCGCCCAAAGTCCCTCTCGAAATCGCCGAGAACGCCGCCGCGCGGGTGCAGGAGTTGTTGGCACAAGGGGAGCGCGTTGGGTGGCTTGCGTTGCAGGTGCCGGGGCGGTGGGGTGAGAACGCTGTGGTTATAGAGATGCCGACGTCGGCAGAGGCCTACGCCCAGAGGCTCTATGCCGCCCTACGCGAGCTGGAAGCGGAAGCGGTGACCCGGATCGTGGTGGACGCCCCTCCTCAAACACAAGAATGGCTCGCCATCTGGGATCGGCTTCGTCGTGCCGCCGCCTAG
- a CDS encoding 2,3-bisphosphoglycerate-dependent phosphoglycerate mutase: MAKLILLRHGQSLWNLENRFTGWVDVPLTPQGEQEAIEAGEKIKAAGIHIDKAFTSVLDRAKQTLRLCLHAAGQTSVPTEESEALNERHYGDLQGLNKAETAAKFGEEQVKLWRRSYSVRPPGGESLADTAARALPYFYDKILPEVKAGKNVLVSAHGNSLRAIVMKLDNLSEEQVIDLNIPNGVPIVYEIDSEGRPISKTEL, from the coding sequence ATGGCGAAGTTGATCCTTTTGCGACATGGACAATCTCTTTGGAATCTGGAGAACCGCTTTACCGGCTGGGTGGATGTTCCCCTAACCCCGCAAGGAGAACAAGAGGCCATCGAGGCTGGAGAGAAGATCAAGGCGGCGGGCATTCATATTGATAAAGCCTTCACGTCAGTGCTGGATCGCGCCAAACAGACCCTACGCCTCTGCCTTCATGCGGCCGGACAAACGAGCGTGCCCACAGAGGAGAGTGAAGCGCTCAACGAGCGTCACTACGGCGATCTGCAGGGGCTGAACAAGGCAGAAACGGCCGCCAAATTTGGCGAGGAACAGGTCAAACTTTGGCGCCGCAGCTACTCGGTTCGTCCGCCAGGCGGAGAAAGCTTGGCGGATACGGCCGCACGCGCTCTGCCCTATTTCTACGACAAAATTCTACCTGAAGTGAAAGCGGGCAAAAATGTGCTGGTTTCGGCACATGGAAACAGCTTGCGTGCCATTGTGATGAAACTTGATAACCTGAGTGAAGAACAGGTTATTGACCTCAACATCCCTAACGGCGTGCCCATCGTTTACGAGATCGACTCGGAGGGTCGCCCCATCAGCAAAACGGAGCTCTAA
- a CDS encoding type 1 glutamine amidotransferase, with protein MTDVLVLQHIEIETIGTIAQALQVAGLSPHVVHAYAGEPVPRDLRASAGLIVMGGPMGVYDSQRYPFLDAEKRLIANAIEAHKPILGICLGSQLLAATLGAKVYKGAQKEIGWHRLTLTQAAAADPLLQATPTSFMAFHWHGDVFECPQGATPLASSALTPYQAFRYGDSAYGFLFHMEVTETMIQNMVRTFAEEIREAGEDETQILTETTQHLPPLQQIGHQVFSRWVALLKP; from the coding sequence GTGACCGACGTCCTCGTGCTGCAACATATTGAAATTGAGACCATCGGCACCATCGCACAGGCTTTGCAGGTTGCCGGCCTCTCTCCACATGTCGTCCACGCCTACGCAGGAGAACCCGTTCCCCGTGACCTCCGTGCTTCTGCGGGCCTCATCGTTATGGGCGGACCTATGGGCGTCTACGATAGCCAACGCTATCCCTTCTTAGACGCCGAAAAACGCCTAATCGCCAACGCCATCGAAGCTCATAAACCCATTTTGGGCATCTGCCTTGGCAGTCAGTTGCTTGCCGCCACGCTCGGAGCCAAAGTGTACAAAGGCGCTCAGAAAGAGATCGGCTGGCATCGGCTCACGCTTACCCAAGCAGCTGCGGCCGACCCGCTGTTGCAGGCCACCCCAACCTCTTTTATGGCCTTCCACTGGCACGGCGATGTTTTCGAATGTCCCCAAGGGGCCACGCCGCTAGCCTCCTCCGCGCTCACGCCCTATCAGGCCTTTCGTTATGGCGACAGCGCCTATGGCTTTCTGTTCCATATGGAGGTCACGGAGACGATGATCCAGAACATGGTGCGAACCTTTGCAGAGGAGATTCGAGAGGCCGGGGAAGACGAAACCCAGATACTGACAGAGACGACACAGCATCTACCCCCCTTACAACAGATAGGCCATCAGGTCTTCTCGCGTTGGGTAGCGCTCTTAAAACCGTGA
- a CDS encoding GNAT family N-acetyltransferase, translated as MDYEVICVETSDLLREAFAVRLEVFVKEQGVPEEEELDVYDAEAVHFIAKERGSNKVIGTARLIQKSPEIGKIGRVAVLPDHRGRGVGTQIMQVIESFAHERNLRYLELDAQLQAIPFYERLGYTASGDIFLDAGIQHRKMTKTLHRAEKETSTT; from the coding sequence ATGGACTACGAGGTGATATGTGTCGAGACAAGCGATCTGCTGCGGGAGGCCTTCGCCGTGCGACTGGAGGTTTTTGTGAAAGAGCAAGGGGTACCCGAAGAGGAAGAACTAGACGTTTATGACGCAGAGGCCGTTCATTTTATAGCAAAGGAAAGGGGAAGCAACAAAGTTATTGGAACCGCGCGCTTGATTCAAAAATCGCCAGAAATTGGAAAAATCGGTCGTGTCGCCGTTCTGCCCGACCATCGCGGAAGAGGCGTCGGCACCCAAATTATGCAAGTAATCGAAAGTTTTGCACATGAAAGAAACTTACGTTACCTTGAGCTTGATGCGCAACTCCAGGCTATTCCTTTCTACGAGCGTTTAGGCTATACTGCTAGTGGTGATATTTTTCTGGATGCAGGCATCCAACACAGAAAAATGACAAAAACGCTCCATAGAGCAGAAAAGGAGACCTCCACAACGTGA
- the sigH gene encoding RNA polymerase sporulation sigma factor SigH, translating to MISEQQRHLPASHHRFADMQDAEIVAQAQKGDRAASEYLLYKYRNLVRTKVKSYFLVGAEREDLLQVGMIGLWQAIVDFRVDRAIAFPAFAKVCIQRHIITAIKTATRQKQMPLNTSVPLEGPPEDASSDWCLCDMIPSANAPDPEELVIQGEDTRALQEMLRQLLSDFEWHVLAGYQLGKSYREIAEELRCKTKSVDNALARIKRKVATLPLGVANLSQLFANSSSR from the coding sequence GTGATAAGCGAACAGCAGCGCCATCTCCCCGCCAGTCACCATCGTTTTGCGGATATGCAAGACGCTGAAATCGTCGCGCAAGCGCAAAAGGGTGACCGTGCTGCCTCGGAATACCTTCTGTATAAGTACCGTAACCTGGTACGCACCAAGGTAAAGTCCTACTTCCTCGTGGGGGCCGAGCGCGAGGATCTTCTACAAGTAGGCATGATAGGACTGTGGCAAGCGATTGTGGACTTTCGGGTAGACCGTGCCATCGCTTTCCCAGCCTTCGCAAAAGTCTGTATTCAACGCCATATCATTACCGCCATTAAAACCGCCACGCGCCAAAAGCAGATGCCTCTCAATACCTCCGTTCCTCTCGAGGGCCCTCCTGAAGACGCCTCTTCCGACTGGTGCCTCTGCGATATGATCCCCAGCGCCAACGCCCCCGACCCCGAAGAGCTGGTGATCCAGGGCGAGGACACACGCGCCCTTCAGGAGATGCTGCGGCAGCTGCTCTCGGACTTCGAATGGCATGTGCTTGCCGGCTACCAGCTCGGTAAGTCCTACCGCGAGATCGCCGAGGAGCTGCGTTGTAAAACCAAGTCGGTGGATAACGCCCTCGCTCGCATTAAGCGAAAGGTCGCGACGCTGCCTTTGGGCGTGGCGAACTTGAGCCAGCTTTTCGCAAACTCGTCCTCGCGCTAA
- a CDS encoding ATP-dependent helicase has translation MPDWTDLKRRADERHERLRKLMPPDTPVLAPAEAVLKALCEETGFQEHPLAPTDSLLAGALAVLERDFNVIYYASGPGISPERQRFSRAHEFAHLEIHPDLSTDSFAEEGDQLLLFQLPCDGASEVQTLQSYSPRMRQELEANLYAAELLLPAPRLRQAFLQENWDFQRICAETGLSEECVGAQLASALLLPPLPAPKPPVSPSPPQDESQYRAAVSTEKRLLVEAGPGMGKTRTLIARLAYLLQNKTPTEKILALTFSNRAAEEMRSRLREAVGPVADRVWIGTFHAFGYELICLEANLLGLPPVPKLLEPLEAALLLYNELDTFDLQELLDLAQPDLVLPDIVTCIARAKDELCGPQCYRELAEKELVNALNPTEQKRARVALVVAEIYRRYQELLQEKGALDFGDLLMRPVELLRKSQSARNRWQAKYQHILVDECQDMNRAAVSLLRWLSERCESLWLVGDTRQAIYSFRGSAAINLQQLEQLFPGLERVALQYNYRSHPRILTLLKQLADHSSNAQTSSEAERPPEWQAVRQGHSEAAVVYGRPQTEEEETAWIAQTARLLQKRGVPFEEQAVLCRKNQQAAAIAHALLKRGVPVQLVADPLSQPAVRRLMALLALSSGGSGLALLSLGTLPDYAVPEADITKLLKAANAHNASFPGALALAQQLPNLSEQGRNGLQRLQDDLIACAQGGADIWRFCVRYLFQRSRWIRELLQSQTDLEALLQRSAIYQFLQMTLGWPGRTEQEVSQFVTYARLLIRTGTNRRLRLPPELCHTNALQVMTVHQAKGLEFTAVYVPGIVKGNYPARGRAALVSPPRALLQADHAANEDDLAEERRLFFVALSRAKDYLFLSAPYYRGRRELQESPFLHEIPELTPLRRAPEAWPGVFSSLSASNETAVPAPRSKEYRLVGRPLSEEAFTASALECYFRYCPKQYYYRYVLGVEEPQRAPYLCFREALDATFRWFLQSQRAGQPPTCDHMKSHFLEQYRNHRLSTDNVHGRLLQNCALQVLLPNAHTLLSARPQLQPGWSLSVALGGGSVRTAFPLVEVADSQVTILCWQPRPLKDKEKNRPLYSLLYEGATQTWPEHSIVVELVSLYDGNSQEVRGQTKHARARIEKFTEALQGIRQGDFPAKGNAWECCRCPYLWACDRHFDLGEEDSEEE, from the coding sequence ATGCCGGATTGGACCGACTTAAAACGCCGCGCCGACGAGAGGCATGAGCGCCTGCGCAAGCTTATGCCTCCTGATACACCTGTGCTTGCGCCCGCCGAAGCGGTGCTAAAGGCCCTTTGCGAGGAAACGGGATTTCAGGAGCATCCGCTGGCCCCCACGGACTCTCTGTTAGCAGGCGCCCTGGCCGTTTTAGAGAGAGATTTCAACGTGATCTACTATGCGAGCGGGCCGGGCATCTCGCCGGAACGCCAGCGCTTTTCCAGAGCCCACGAGTTCGCCCATTTGGAAATCCATCCCGACCTTTCCACCGACTCCTTTGCAGAGGAGGGAGATCAACTCCTTCTATTTCAGTTGCCTTGCGACGGGGCCTCGGAGGTGCAGACTCTGCAGAGCTATAGCCCTCGCATGCGCCAGGAACTTGAAGCAAACCTTTACGCAGCCGAGCTGCTTCTGCCGGCTCCGCGGCTTCGCCAGGCGTTCCTGCAGGAGAACTGGGATTTCCAACGAATCTGCGCGGAAACCGGCCTTTCTGAGGAGTGCGTTGGGGCTCAACTCGCCAGTGCACTCTTGCTGCCTCCCCTACCTGCCCCCAAACCTCCCGTCTCCCCGTCTCCACCCCAAGATGAAAGCCAGTATCGCGCTGCCGTCTCCACCGAAAAAAGGCTTTTAGTGGAGGCCGGCCCTGGAATGGGGAAAACCCGTACGCTGATTGCCCGCCTAGCCTATCTGCTGCAAAATAAAACACCCACGGAAAAGATCTTAGCGCTTACCTTCTCCAACCGAGCTGCCGAAGAGATGCGCTCGCGACTGCGAGAGGCGGTAGGCCCTGTGGCCGACAGGGTCTGGATTGGTACTTTCCATGCTTTCGGCTACGAACTGATCTGCCTAGAGGCCAACCTTTTAGGGCTGCCGCCCGTTCCGAAACTTCTTGAACCCCTTGAGGCAGCACTGCTGTTGTACAACGAGCTAGATACCTTTGATCTTCAAGAGCTGCTCGATTTGGCACAACCCGACCTGGTGCTGCCAGACATCGTTACCTGCATTGCCCGTGCAAAAGATGAGCTTTGCGGGCCGCAGTGCTATCGGGAGCTTGCCGAAAAGGAGCTTGTGAACGCTCTAAACCCAACTGAGCAGAAACGGGCACGGGTAGCTCTAGTTGTTGCTGAAATCTACCGTCGTTATCAAGAGCTTTTGCAGGAGAAGGGGGCACTTGACTTTGGCGATCTGCTTATGCGCCCCGTAGAACTTCTGAGAAAGAGCCAATCGGCTCGCAACCGCTGGCAGGCAAAGTACCAACATATTCTGGTGGACGAGTGCCAGGATATGAACCGCGCAGCGGTGTCCTTGTTACGATGGCTCAGTGAAAGGTGCGAGAGCCTCTGGCTTGTAGGAGACACCCGACAGGCCATCTACAGCTTTCGCGGCTCCGCCGCTATCAATCTCCAGCAACTTGAACAGCTCTTTCCCGGCTTAGAGCGTGTAGCTCTTCAATACAACTACCGCTCGCATCCACGCATCCTAACCCTGTTAAAACAGCTAGCCGATCATTCGTCAAATGCGCAGACATCGTCGGAGGCAGAGCGTCCTCCTGAGTGGCAGGCCGTGCGACAAGGCCATTCGGAGGCGGCCGTGGTCTACGGGCGTCCCCAAACAGAAGAGGAAGAGACGGCTTGGATCGCCCAGACAGCCCGACTCCTTCAGAAGCGCGGCGTTCCTTTTGAAGAGCAAGCCGTGCTGTGCCGTAAGAACCAGCAGGCGGCCGCCATCGCACACGCCCTGTTAAAACGCGGTGTGCCCGTGCAGTTGGTCGCCGACCCGCTTTCACAGCCTGCCGTGCGCCGTCTTATGGCTCTGCTAGCGCTTAGCAGCGGTGGCAGCGGCCTAGCTCTCCTCTCCCTAGGAACTTTGCCGGACTATGCGGTTCCCGAAGCCGATATTACGAAGCTGCTAAAAGCAGCGAACGCTCACAACGCCTCCTTTCCCGGGGCGCTTGCGTTGGCGCAACAGCTGCCTAACCTAAGCGAGCAGGGAAGAAACGGCCTTCAACGACTTCAGGACGACCTCATCGCATGTGCGCAGGGGGGTGCCGATATTTGGCGCTTTTGCGTCCGATATCTCTTTCAACGCAGCCGATGGATAAGAGAGCTGTTGCAATCCCAAACCGATTTGGAAGCGCTACTGCAGCGTTCCGCGATCTACCAGTTTTTGCAGATGACCCTAGGCTGGCCAGGGAGAACAGAGCAAGAGGTATCCCAATTTGTAACTTACGCGCGTCTGCTGATTCGCACCGGCACCAACCGCCGTCTGCGCCTTCCCCCTGAACTTTGTCATACGAACGCCCTGCAGGTAATGACCGTTCATCAGGCCAAAGGACTTGAGTTCACAGCGGTCTACGTGCCGGGCATCGTCAAAGGCAACTATCCGGCGAGGGGACGTGCTGCGTTGGTGTCTCCTCCTCGTGCCCTTCTCCAGGCCGACCATGCGGCTAACGAAGATGATCTGGCAGAGGAGCGCCGACTTTTCTTCGTGGCTCTCTCGCGGGCAAAAGACTATCTCTTTCTCTCAGCCCCGTACTATCGTGGGAGGCGTGAGTTACAAGAGAGCCCATTTCTTCACGAGATCCCGGAGCTAACACCCTTGCGTCGTGCGCCGGAAGCATGGCCAGGGGTCTTCTCATCTCTGTCAGCCAGCAACGAGACAGCTGTTCCCGCCCCGCGATCGAAGGAGTATCGGCTAGTGGGTCGTCCACTCTCTGAAGAGGCCTTTACAGCCTCTGCTTTAGAGTGCTATTTCAGATACTGTCCGAAGCAATACTACTATCGCTATGTCCTAGGTGTGGAGGAGCCGCAACGCGCGCCCTACCTCTGTTTTCGCGAGGCGCTTGACGCCACATTCCGCTGGTTTCTGCAATCACAACGTGCCGGGCAACCGCCCACCTGCGATCACATGAAGAGTCACTTCCTGGAGCAGTATCGCAACCATAGGCTCTCCACGGACAACGTGCACGGGCGGTTGCTGCAAAACTGTGCCCTTCAAGTCCTGTTGCCGAACGCCCATACCCTGCTGTCCGCTCGGCCTCAACTTCAACCAGGCTGGTCACTCTCTGTAGCATTAGGGGGTGGCAGCGTTCGTACCGCTTTTCCGCTGGTGGAGGTTGCAGACTCCCAAGTAACGATTCTCTGTTGGCAACCACGCCCCCTAAAGGACAAAGAGAAGAATAGGCCGCTCTATTCGCTGTTGTACGAGGGTGCCACACAGACTTGGCCAGAACATTCAATCGTTGTCGAGCTCGTCTCGCTTTATGATGGCAACTCACAAGAAGTACGAGGGCAAACTAAGCATGCCAGAGCGCGGATCGAAAAGTTCACAGAGGCACTTCAAGGCATTCGACAAGGGGATTTTCCGGCAAAAGGAAACGCTTGGGAATGCTGCCGCTGCCCCTATCTTTGGGCTTGTGACCGCCATTTCGATTTAGGCGAGGAAGACTCGGAGGAGGAGTGA
- a CDS encoding sigma factor-like helix-turn-helix DNA-binding protein, whose protein sequence is MGDNEELVELPLRKKYERNSQIDEQVTDLLRESLSYVERFARIPYGQPGYIYTEALVELFFRRRDETQPEEAKRLLAVILKRVKVRAYRLCKKAAVPDCEECSNEIVSEVGMQLAQGNLDSHYFWCCNFIAALKRTFSKYLQRLKRQQGNVISLEVAAYEDAAAPIETTADCEADIITQALNRLSVEKLFQALTPKQTRIVKLLRDGYSQAEIANELNCTDRTVRNMIQRIKQVMIDHEIAP, encoded by the coding sequence GTGGGCGACAATGAAGAGTTGGTTGAACTACCGCTCCGTAAAAAGTATGAGCGCAACAGCCAAATAGATGAGCAAGTTACGGATCTGCTTCGGGAGTCCCTCTCTTACGTAGAGCGATTCGCTCGAATACCTTATGGACAACCCGGCTATATCTACACGGAAGCTCTTGTTGAACTTTTTTTCCGCCGGCGAGATGAGACACAACCAGAAGAGGCGAAAAGGCTTCTAGCAGTGATCCTAAAGCGAGTCAAAGTTCGGGCCTATCGGCTGTGTAAAAAGGCAGCCGTCCCCGATTGCGAGGAGTGTAGCAACGAGATCGTCTCTGAAGTGGGCATGCAGCTCGCTCAGGGCAACTTGGATAGCCACTATTTCTGGTGTTGCAACTTTATTGCGGCTTTAAAACGAACTTTTTCTAAATATCTCCAGCGACTAAAGCGCCAGCAAGGAAACGTCATATCGTTAGAAGTCGCCGCTTATGAGGATGCCGCAGCGCCCATTGAGACAACGGCGGACTGCGAAGCCGACATCATCACCCAAGCTTTAAACAGACTAAGTGTGGAGAAGTTATTTCAGGCGCTTACACCAAAACAGACCCGTATCGTGAAGCTCTTAAGGGATGGCTACAGCCAAGCCGAGATAGCCAATGAACTTAACTGTACTGATAGAACGGTGAGAAACATGATCCAGCGGATTAAACAGGTGATGATCGACCATGAGATAGCGCCTTAG